One Sphaerisporangium krabiense DNA segment encodes these proteins:
- a CDS encoding MerR family transcriptional regulator, giving the protein MRIAELSRRADVPVPTIKYYLREGLLFPGERTSHNQAQYTEAHVRRLRLVRALIEVGGLSVAATREVLAKMYGPGMSVLDSAGKAQFAMVTPRPVIEDEAWEAATRHTDELIERLGWRVRATNPARQTLASALATLFRLGQTDQLKLLDGYARAARQAAEADLAQLRQERDPDTLLETAVIWTALGDVVFSALRRFAQENASYGAAAEEPAPSSARDTSEKPAAPSDPGVVENRTSP; this is encoded by the coding sequence ATGCGCATCGCCGAGCTGAGCCGCCGCGCGGACGTGCCCGTGCCCACGATCAAGTACTACCTGCGCGAGGGCCTCCTGTTCCCCGGCGAGCGCACCAGCCACAACCAGGCCCAGTACACCGAGGCCCACGTCCGCCGCCTCCGGCTGGTCAGGGCCCTCATCGAGGTCGGCGGGCTCAGCGTCGCCGCCACCCGCGAGGTCCTGGCCAAGATGTACGGGCCCGGCATGAGCGTGCTCGACTCGGCGGGCAAGGCGCAGTTCGCCATGGTCACCCCGCGCCCGGTGATCGAGGACGAGGCGTGGGAGGCCGCCACCCGGCACACCGACGAGCTGATCGAGCGGCTCGGCTGGCGGGTCCGCGCCACCAACCCCGCCCGCCAGACCCTCGCCTCCGCCCTCGCCACGCTGTTCAGGCTGGGCCAGACCGACCAGCTCAAGCTGCTGGACGGCTACGCGCGGGCGGCACGCCAGGCGGCCGAGGCCGACCTGGCACAGCTCCGGCAGGAACGCGATCCCGACACGTTGCTGGAGACCGCGGTCATCTGGACGGCGCTCGGCGACGTCGTCTTCAGCGCGCTGCGCAGGTTCGCCCAGGAGAACGCCTCCTACGGAGCCGCGGCCGAGGAGCCCGCCCCGTCCTCCGCCCGGGACACGTCCGAGAAGCCCGCCGCGCCGTCCGATCCGGGTGTGGTCGAGAACCGTACCTCGCCCTGA